A genomic region of Vitis vinifera cultivar Pinot Noir 40024 chromosome 7, ASM3070453v1 contains the following coding sequences:
- the LOC100853875 gene encoding methylcrotonoyl-CoA carboxylase subunit alpha, mitochondrial isoform X4 gives MSSMASLLRRRLPRRIFIVQKKAFSSSPDEGYTARRIEKILIANRGEIACRIIRTAKRLGIRTVAVFSDADRDSLHVKSADEAVHIGPPPARLSYLSAQSIIDAAVHTGAQAIHPGYGFLSESAAFAQLCEDEGLTFIGPPASAIRDMGDKSASKRIMGAAGVPLVPGYHGNEQDIDFMKSEGEKIGYPVLIKPTHGGGGKGMRIVQSPSEFVEAFLGAQREAAASFGINTILLEKYITKPRHIEVQIFGDKFGNVLHLNERDCSVQRRHQKIIEEAPAPNIVNDFRTHLGQAAVSAAKAVGYHNAGTVEFIVDTISGQFYFMEMNTRLQVEHPVTEMIVGQDLVEWQIRVANGEPLPMNQSQVPLLGHAFEARIYAENVSKGFLPATGILHHYRPVPVSSTAVRVETGVEQGDTVSMHYDPMIAKLVVWGENRAAALVKMKDCLSKFQVAGLPTNINFLQKLANHWAFENGKVETHFIEHFKDDLFVDPSNLLLANEAYDAAKFSAVLIAACVCEKERCNLKESPPGGKSSLSIWYAYPPFRVHHSARRTMELDWDNEYDSSSSKLLTFSITFQPDGNYLIETGEENSPDWEVKVAHLGNSDFRVEVDGVSRDVSLAVYSKDQTKHFHIWHGSHHHTFRQRVGLQLSADDEAQHKPSFEATSHPPGTVVAPMAGLVVKVLVKDGTNVEEGQPILVLEAMKMEHVVKAPSGGHVHGLQVTAGQQVSDGSFLFSVQDESK, from the exons ATGTCATCAATGGCATCGCTGCTCCGGCGAAGGCTTCCACGCAGAATCTTTATAGTTCAGAAGAAGGCATTCTCGTCATCTCCGGACGAAGGCTACACTGCGCGACGGATAGAGAAGATTTTGATCGCGAACAGAGGCGAAATTGCTTGCAGAATTATTCGGACTGCGAAGCGGTTGGGGATTCGAACTGTCGCCGTTTTCAGTGATGCGGATAGGGATTCGCTTCACGTGAAATCGGCCGACGAGGCCGTGCATATCGGTCCACCACCGGCTCGATTAAGTTACTTGAGTGCTCAGTCGATTATTGATGCTGCGGTGCATACTGGCGCGCAG GCTATCCACCCAGGCTATGGTTTTTTATCAGAAAGTGCTGCATTTGCTCAACTTTGCGAGGATGAGGGTCTTACATTCATAGGACCTCCAGCATCCGCTATCCGTGACATGGGTGATAAAAG TGCATCAAAGAGAATAATGGGTGCAGCTGGGGTACCACTTGTACCTGGATACCATGGAAATGAACAAGATATTGACTTTATGAAATCAGAAGGAGAGAAAATTGGATATCCTGTCTTGATAAAGCCAACCCATGGAGGTGGAGGAAAG GGTATGAGGATTGTGCAAAGTCCAAGTGAATTTGTTGAAGCTTTTTTGGGAGCACAACGTGAAGCTGCTGCTTCTTTTGGCATAAACACAATCTTGCTGGAGAAATATATCACAAAGCCAAGGCACATAGAAGTCCAA ATATTTGGGGATAAATTTGGCAATGTTCTTCATTTAAATGAGAGAGATTGCAGTGTACAGAGAAGACACCAGAAGATAATTGAGGAAGCTCCAGCT CCAAACATTGTCAATGACTTCCGCACCCACTTGGGTCAAGCTGCTGTATCTGCAGCCAAG GCAGTTGGCTATCACAATGCTGGCACAGTGGAGTTTATAGTGGATACCATCTCAggccaattttattttatggagaTGAATACCCGCCTTCAG GTTGAGCACCCTGTGACTGAGATGATTGTTGGGCAAGATCTTGTAGAGTGGCAAATCCGTGTTGCAAATGGCGAACCTCTGCCCATGAATCAGTCACAAGTGCCCTTATTAG GTCATGCCTTTGAAGCCCGAATATATGCTGAAAATGTTTCAAAAGGATTTCTTCCAGCCACTGGAATTCTTCATCATTATCGTCCTGTCCCAGTCTCTTCAACAG CAGTTCGGGTTGAAACTGGAGTTGAACAAGGAGACACTGTTAGCATGCATTATGACCCTATGATTGCTAAGCTTGTAGTATGGGGAGAAAATCGGGCTGCAGCATTAGTTAAAATGAAGGATTGCTTATCAAAATTTCAG GTTGCAGGTTTGCCAACCAATATCAATTTCCTCCAAAAACTTGCTAACCATTGggcatttgaaaatggaaaagttGAAACCCATTTTATTGAGCACTTTAAAGATGACCTGTTTGTTGATCCAAGTAATTTATTATTAGCAAATGAAGCTTATGATGCTGCTAAATTCAGTGCAGTTCTTATAGCTGCATGTGTTTGTGAAAAGGAACGTTGTAACTTGAAGGAAAGTCCTCCTG GCGGCAAAAGCTCACTCTCAATATGGTATGCATATCCCCCTTTCAGAGTCCATCATAGTGCTAGGCGCACAATGGAACTTGACTGGGACAATGAATACGATAGCAGTAGCTCAAAGCTTTTGACATTTTCCATCACTTTTCAGCCAGATGGAAACTATCTAATAGAG ACAGGAGAAGAAAACTCCCCTGATTGGGAAGTCAAAGTAGCACATCTAGGCAATTCTGATTTCAGAGTTGAAGTTGATGGTGTGAGCAGGGATGTTAGTTTAGCTGTTTACTCCAAG GATCAGACTAAGCATTTCCATATATGGCATGGTTCACATCATCATACTTTCAGACAAAGGGTTGGGCTTCAGTTGTCTGCTGATGATGAAGCGCAACACAAGCCCAGTTTTGAGGCCACATCTCATCCTCCAGGGACTGTGGTTGCACCCATGGCTGGTTTAGTGGTTAAGGTTCTAGTGAAGGATGGGACCAACGTGGAAGAAGGGCAACCTATATTAGTGTTAGAAGCGATGAAGATGGAG CATGTTGTGAAAGCACCATCTGGTGGGCATGTCCATGGGCTTCAGGTCACAGCTGGCCAACAGGTTTCTGACGGTAGTTTTCTCTTCAGTGTCCAG GATGAGTCAAAATGA
- the LOC100853875 gene encoding methylcrotonoyl-CoA carboxylase subunit alpha, mitochondrial isoform X2, translating to MSSMASLLRRRLPRRIFIVQKKAFSSSPDEGYTARRIEKILIANRGEIACRIIRTAKRLGIRTVAVFSDADRDSLHVKSADEAVHIGPPPARLSYLSAQSIIDAAVHTGAQAIHPGYGFLSESAAFAQLCEDEGLTFIGPPASAIRDMGDKSASKRIMGAAGVPLVPGYHGNEQDIDFMKSEGEKIGYPVLIKPTHGGGGKGMRIVQSPSEFVEAFLGAQREAAASFGINTILLEKYITKPRHIEVQIFGDKFGNVLHLNERDCSVQRRHQKIIEEAPAPNIVNDFRTHLGQAAVSAAKAVGYHNAGTVEFIVDTISGQFYFMEMNTRLQVEHPVTEMIVGQDLVEWQIRVANGEPLPMNQSQVPLLGHAFEARIYAENVSKGFLPATGILHHYRPVPVSSTVRVETGVEQGDTVSMHYDPMIAKLVVWGENRAAALVKMKDCLSKFQVAGLPTNINFLQKLANHWAFENGKVETHFIEHFKDDLFVDPSNLLLANEAYDAAKFSAVLIAACVCEKERCNLKESPPGGKSSLSIWYAYPPFRVHHSARRTMELDWDNEYDSSSSKLLTFSITFQPDGNYLIETGEENSPDWEVKVAHLGNSDFRVEVDGVSRDVSLAVYSKDQTKHFHIWHGSHHHTFRQRVGLQLSADDEAQHKPSFEATSHPPGTVVAPMAGLVVKVLVKDGTNVEEGQPILVLEAMKMEHVVKAPSGGHVHGLQVTAGQQVSDGSFLFSVQACAEVDYQIWPG from the exons ATGTCATCAATGGCATCGCTGCTCCGGCGAAGGCTTCCACGCAGAATCTTTATAGTTCAGAAGAAGGCATTCTCGTCATCTCCGGACGAAGGCTACACTGCGCGACGGATAGAGAAGATTTTGATCGCGAACAGAGGCGAAATTGCTTGCAGAATTATTCGGACTGCGAAGCGGTTGGGGATTCGAACTGTCGCCGTTTTCAGTGATGCGGATAGGGATTCGCTTCACGTGAAATCGGCCGACGAGGCCGTGCATATCGGTCCACCACCGGCTCGATTAAGTTACTTGAGTGCTCAGTCGATTATTGATGCTGCGGTGCATACTGGCGCGCAG GCTATCCACCCAGGCTATGGTTTTTTATCAGAAAGTGCTGCATTTGCTCAACTTTGCGAGGATGAGGGTCTTACATTCATAGGACCTCCAGCATCCGCTATCCGTGACATGGGTGATAAAAG TGCATCAAAGAGAATAATGGGTGCAGCTGGGGTACCACTTGTACCTGGATACCATGGAAATGAACAAGATATTGACTTTATGAAATCAGAAGGAGAGAAAATTGGATATCCTGTCTTGATAAAGCCAACCCATGGAGGTGGAGGAAAG GGTATGAGGATTGTGCAAAGTCCAAGTGAATTTGTTGAAGCTTTTTTGGGAGCACAACGTGAAGCTGCTGCTTCTTTTGGCATAAACACAATCTTGCTGGAGAAATATATCACAAAGCCAAGGCACATAGAAGTCCAA ATATTTGGGGATAAATTTGGCAATGTTCTTCATTTAAATGAGAGAGATTGCAGTGTACAGAGAAGACACCAGAAGATAATTGAGGAAGCTCCAGCT CCAAACATTGTCAATGACTTCCGCACCCACTTGGGTCAAGCTGCTGTATCTGCAGCCAAG GCAGTTGGCTATCACAATGCTGGCACAGTGGAGTTTATAGTGGATACCATCTCAggccaattttattttatggagaTGAATACCCGCCTTCAG GTTGAGCACCCTGTGACTGAGATGATTGTTGGGCAAGATCTTGTAGAGTGGCAAATCCGTGTTGCAAATGGCGAACCTCTGCCCATGAATCAGTCACAAGTGCCCTTATTAG GTCATGCCTTTGAAGCCCGAATATATGCTGAAAATGTTTCAAAAGGATTTCTTCCAGCCACTGGAATTCTTCATCATTATCGTCCTGTCCCAGTCTCTTCAACAG TTCGGGTTGAAACTGGAGTTGAACAAGGAGACACTGTTAGCATGCATTATGACCCTATGATTGCTAAGCTTGTAGTATGGGGAGAAAATCGGGCTGCAGCATTAGTTAAAATGAAGGATTGCTTATCAAAATTTCAG GTTGCAGGTTTGCCAACCAATATCAATTTCCTCCAAAAACTTGCTAACCATTGggcatttgaaaatggaaaagttGAAACCCATTTTATTGAGCACTTTAAAGATGACCTGTTTGTTGATCCAAGTAATTTATTATTAGCAAATGAAGCTTATGATGCTGCTAAATTCAGTGCAGTTCTTATAGCTGCATGTGTTTGTGAAAAGGAACGTTGTAACTTGAAGGAAAGTCCTCCTG GCGGCAAAAGCTCACTCTCAATATGGTATGCATATCCCCCTTTCAGAGTCCATCATAGTGCTAGGCGCACAATGGAACTTGACTGGGACAATGAATACGATAGCAGTAGCTCAAAGCTTTTGACATTTTCCATCACTTTTCAGCCAGATGGAAACTATCTAATAGAG ACAGGAGAAGAAAACTCCCCTGATTGGGAAGTCAAAGTAGCACATCTAGGCAATTCTGATTTCAGAGTTGAAGTTGATGGTGTGAGCAGGGATGTTAGTTTAGCTGTTTACTCCAAG GATCAGACTAAGCATTTCCATATATGGCATGGTTCACATCATCATACTTTCAGACAAAGGGTTGGGCTTCAGTTGTCTGCTGATGATGAAGCGCAACACAAGCCCAGTTTTGAGGCCACATCTCATCCTCCAGGGACTGTGGTTGCACCCATGGCTGGTTTAGTGGTTAAGGTTCTAGTGAAGGATGGGACCAACGTGGAAGAAGGGCAACCTATATTAGTGTTAGAAGCGATGAAGATGGAG CATGTTGTGAAAGCACCATCTGGTGGGCATGTCCATGGGCTTCAGGTCACAGCTGGCCAACAGGTTTCTGACGGTAGTTTTCTCTTCAGTGTCCAG GCATGTGCTGAAGTAGATTACCAAATATGGCCAGGATGA
- the LOC100853875 gene encoding methylcrotonoyl-CoA carboxylase subunit alpha, mitochondrial isoform X7 has protein sequence MSSMASLLRRRLPRRIFIVQKKAFSSSPDEGYTARRIEKILIANRGEIACRIIRTAKRLGIRTVAVFSDADRDSLHVKSADEAVHIGPPPARLSYLSAQSIIDAAVHTGAQAIHPGYGFLSESAAFAQLCEDEGLTFIGPPASAIRDMGDKSASKRIMGAAGVPLVPGYHGNEQDIDFMKSEGEKIGYPVLIKPTHGGGGKGMRIVQSPSEFVEAFLGAQREAAASFGINTILLEKYITKPRHIEVQIFGDKFGNVLHLNERDCSVQRRHQKIIEEAPAPNIVNDFRTHLGQAAVSAAKAVGYHNAGTVEFIVDTISGQFYFMEMNTRLQVEHPVTEMIVGQDLVEWQIRVANGEPLPMNQSQVPLLGHAFEARIYAENVSKGFLPATGILHHYRPVPVSSTVRVETGVEQGDTVSMHYDPMIAKLVVWGENRAAALVKMKDCLSKFQVAGLPTNINFLQKLANHWAFENGKVETHFIEHFKDDLFVDPSNLLLANEAYDAAKFSAVLIAACVCEKERCNLKESPPGGKSSLSIWYAYPPFRVHHSARRTMELDWDNEYDSSSSKLLTFSITFQPDGNYLIETGEENSPDWEVKVAHLGNSDFRVEVDGVSRDVSLAVYSKTKHFHIWHGSHHHTFRQRVGLQLSADDEAQHKPSFEATSHPPGTVVAPMAGLVVKVLVKDGTNVEEGQPILVLEAMKMEHVVKAPSGGHVHGLQVTAGQQVSDGSFLFSVQDESK, from the exons ATGTCATCAATGGCATCGCTGCTCCGGCGAAGGCTTCCACGCAGAATCTTTATAGTTCAGAAGAAGGCATTCTCGTCATCTCCGGACGAAGGCTACACTGCGCGACGGATAGAGAAGATTTTGATCGCGAACAGAGGCGAAATTGCTTGCAGAATTATTCGGACTGCGAAGCGGTTGGGGATTCGAACTGTCGCCGTTTTCAGTGATGCGGATAGGGATTCGCTTCACGTGAAATCGGCCGACGAGGCCGTGCATATCGGTCCACCACCGGCTCGATTAAGTTACTTGAGTGCTCAGTCGATTATTGATGCTGCGGTGCATACTGGCGCGCAG GCTATCCACCCAGGCTATGGTTTTTTATCAGAAAGTGCTGCATTTGCTCAACTTTGCGAGGATGAGGGTCTTACATTCATAGGACCTCCAGCATCCGCTATCCGTGACATGGGTGATAAAAG TGCATCAAAGAGAATAATGGGTGCAGCTGGGGTACCACTTGTACCTGGATACCATGGAAATGAACAAGATATTGACTTTATGAAATCAGAAGGAGAGAAAATTGGATATCCTGTCTTGATAAAGCCAACCCATGGAGGTGGAGGAAAG GGTATGAGGATTGTGCAAAGTCCAAGTGAATTTGTTGAAGCTTTTTTGGGAGCACAACGTGAAGCTGCTGCTTCTTTTGGCATAAACACAATCTTGCTGGAGAAATATATCACAAAGCCAAGGCACATAGAAGTCCAA ATATTTGGGGATAAATTTGGCAATGTTCTTCATTTAAATGAGAGAGATTGCAGTGTACAGAGAAGACACCAGAAGATAATTGAGGAAGCTCCAGCT CCAAACATTGTCAATGACTTCCGCACCCACTTGGGTCAAGCTGCTGTATCTGCAGCCAAG GCAGTTGGCTATCACAATGCTGGCACAGTGGAGTTTATAGTGGATACCATCTCAggccaattttattttatggagaTGAATACCCGCCTTCAG GTTGAGCACCCTGTGACTGAGATGATTGTTGGGCAAGATCTTGTAGAGTGGCAAATCCGTGTTGCAAATGGCGAACCTCTGCCCATGAATCAGTCACAAGTGCCCTTATTAG GTCATGCCTTTGAAGCCCGAATATATGCTGAAAATGTTTCAAAAGGATTTCTTCCAGCCACTGGAATTCTTCATCATTATCGTCCTGTCCCAGTCTCTTCAACAG TTCGGGTTGAAACTGGAGTTGAACAAGGAGACACTGTTAGCATGCATTATGACCCTATGATTGCTAAGCTTGTAGTATGGGGAGAAAATCGGGCTGCAGCATTAGTTAAAATGAAGGATTGCTTATCAAAATTTCAG GTTGCAGGTTTGCCAACCAATATCAATTTCCTCCAAAAACTTGCTAACCATTGggcatttgaaaatggaaaagttGAAACCCATTTTATTGAGCACTTTAAAGATGACCTGTTTGTTGATCCAAGTAATTTATTATTAGCAAATGAAGCTTATGATGCTGCTAAATTCAGTGCAGTTCTTATAGCTGCATGTGTTTGTGAAAAGGAACGTTGTAACTTGAAGGAAAGTCCTCCTG GCGGCAAAAGCTCACTCTCAATATGGTATGCATATCCCCCTTTCAGAGTCCATCATAGTGCTAGGCGCACAATGGAACTTGACTGGGACAATGAATACGATAGCAGTAGCTCAAAGCTTTTGACATTTTCCATCACTTTTCAGCCAGATGGAAACTATCTAATAGAG ACAGGAGAAGAAAACTCCCCTGATTGGGAAGTCAAAGTAGCACATCTAGGCAATTCTGATTTCAGAGTTGAAGTTGATGGTGTGAGCAGGGATGTTAGTTTAGCTGTTTACTCCAAG ACTAAGCATTTCCATATATGGCATGGTTCACATCATCATACTTTCAGACAAAGGGTTGGGCTTCAGTTGTCTGCTGATGATGAAGCGCAACACAAGCCCAGTTTTGAGGCCACATCTCATCCTCCAGGGACTGTGGTTGCACCCATGGCTGGTTTAGTGGTTAAGGTTCTAGTGAAGGATGGGACCAACGTGGAAGAAGGGCAACCTATATTAGTGTTAGAAGCGATGAAGATGGAG CATGTTGTGAAAGCACCATCTGGTGGGCATGTCCATGGGCTTCAGGTCACAGCTGGCCAACAGGTTTCTGACGGTAGTTTTCTCTTCAGTGTCCAG GATGAGTCAAAATGA
- the LOC100853875 gene encoding methylcrotonoyl-CoA carboxylase subunit alpha, mitochondrial isoform X5 — protein sequence MSSMASLLRRRLPRRIFIVQKKAFSSSPDEGYTARRIEKILIANRGEIACRIIRTAKRLGIRTVAVFSDADRDSLHVKSADEAVHIGPPPARLSYLSAQSIIDAAVHTGAQAIHPGYGFLSESAAFAQLCEDEGLTFIGPPASAIRDMGDKSASKRIMGAAGVPLVPGYHGNEQDIDFMKSEGEKIGYPVLIKPTHGGGGKGMRIVQSPSEFVEAFLGAQREAAASFGINTILLEKYITKPRHIEVQIFGDKFGNVLHLNERDCSVQRRHQKIIEEAPAPNIVNDFRTHLGQAAVSAAKAVGYHNAGTVEFIVDTISGQFYFMEMNTRLQVEHPVTEMIVGQDLVEWQIRVANGEPLPMNQSQVPLLGHAFEARIYAENVSKGFLPATGILHHYRPVPVSSTVRVETGVEQGDTVSMHYDPMIAKLVVWGENRAAALVKMKDCLSKFQVAGLPTNINFLQKLANHWAFENGKVETHFIEHFKDDLFVDPSNLLLANEAYDAAKFSAVLIAACVCEKERCNLKESPPGGKSSLSIWYAYPPFRVHHSARRTMELDWDNEYDSSSSKLLTFSITFQPDGNYLIETGEENSPDWEVKVAHLGNSDFRVEVDGVSRDVSLAVYSKDQTKHFHIWHGSHHHTFRQRVGLQLSADDEAQHKPSFEATSHPPGTVVAPMAGLVVKVLVKDGTNVEEGQPILVLEAMKMEHVVKAPSGGHVHGLQVTAGQQVSDGSFLFSVQDESK from the exons ATGTCATCAATGGCATCGCTGCTCCGGCGAAGGCTTCCACGCAGAATCTTTATAGTTCAGAAGAAGGCATTCTCGTCATCTCCGGACGAAGGCTACACTGCGCGACGGATAGAGAAGATTTTGATCGCGAACAGAGGCGAAATTGCTTGCAGAATTATTCGGACTGCGAAGCGGTTGGGGATTCGAACTGTCGCCGTTTTCAGTGATGCGGATAGGGATTCGCTTCACGTGAAATCGGCCGACGAGGCCGTGCATATCGGTCCACCACCGGCTCGATTAAGTTACTTGAGTGCTCAGTCGATTATTGATGCTGCGGTGCATACTGGCGCGCAG GCTATCCACCCAGGCTATGGTTTTTTATCAGAAAGTGCTGCATTTGCTCAACTTTGCGAGGATGAGGGTCTTACATTCATAGGACCTCCAGCATCCGCTATCCGTGACATGGGTGATAAAAG TGCATCAAAGAGAATAATGGGTGCAGCTGGGGTACCACTTGTACCTGGATACCATGGAAATGAACAAGATATTGACTTTATGAAATCAGAAGGAGAGAAAATTGGATATCCTGTCTTGATAAAGCCAACCCATGGAGGTGGAGGAAAG GGTATGAGGATTGTGCAAAGTCCAAGTGAATTTGTTGAAGCTTTTTTGGGAGCACAACGTGAAGCTGCTGCTTCTTTTGGCATAAACACAATCTTGCTGGAGAAATATATCACAAAGCCAAGGCACATAGAAGTCCAA ATATTTGGGGATAAATTTGGCAATGTTCTTCATTTAAATGAGAGAGATTGCAGTGTACAGAGAAGACACCAGAAGATAATTGAGGAAGCTCCAGCT CCAAACATTGTCAATGACTTCCGCACCCACTTGGGTCAAGCTGCTGTATCTGCAGCCAAG GCAGTTGGCTATCACAATGCTGGCACAGTGGAGTTTATAGTGGATACCATCTCAggccaattttattttatggagaTGAATACCCGCCTTCAG GTTGAGCACCCTGTGACTGAGATGATTGTTGGGCAAGATCTTGTAGAGTGGCAAATCCGTGTTGCAAATGGCGAACCTCTGCCCATGAATCAGTCACAAGTGCCCTTATTAG GTCATGCCTTTGAAGCCCGAATATATGCTGAAAATGTTTCAAAAGGATTTCTTCCAGCCACTGGAATTCTTCATCATTATCGTCCTGTCCCAGTCTCTTCAACAG TTCGGGTTGAAACTGGAGTTGAACAAGGAGACACTGTTAGCATGCATTATGACCCTATGATTGCTAAGCTTGTAGTATGGGGAGAAAATCGGGCTGCAGCATTAGTTAAAATGAAGGATTGCTTATCAAAATTTCAG GTTGCAGGTTTGCCAACCAATATCAATTTCCTCCAAAAACTTGCTAACCATTGggcatttgaaaatggaaaagttGAAACCCATTTTATTGAGCACTTTAAAGATGACCTGTTTGTTGATCCAAGTAATTTATTATTAGCAAATGAAGCTTATGATGCTGCTAAATTCAGTGCAGTTCTTATAGCTGCATGTGTTTGTGAAAAGGAACGTTGTAACTTGAAGGAAAGTCCTCCTG GCGGCAAAAGCTCACTCTCAATATGGTATGCATATCCCCCTTTCAGAGTCCATCATAGTGCTAGGCGCACAATGGAACTTGACTGGGACAATGAATACGATAGCAGTAGCTCAAAGCTTTTGACATTTTCCATCACTTTTCAGCCAGATGGAAACTATCTAATAGAG ACAGGAGAAGAAAACTCCCCTGATTGGGAAGTCAAAGTAGCACATCTAGGCAATTCTGATTTCAGAGTTGAAGTTGATGGTGTGAGCAGGGATGTTAGTTTAGCTGTTTACTCCAAG GATCAGACTAAGCATTTCCATATATGGCATGGTTCACATCATCATACTTTCAGACAAAGGGTTGGGCTTCAGTTGTCTGCTGATGATGAAGCGCAACACAAGCCCAGTTTTGAGGCCACATCTCATCCTCCAGGGACTGTGGTTGCACCCATGGCTGGTTTAGTGGTTAAGGTTCTAGTGAAGGATGGGACCAACGTGGAAGAAGGGCAACCTATATTAGTGTTAGAAGCGATGAAGATGGAG CATGTTGTGAAAGCACCATCTGGTGGGCATGTCCATGGGCTTCAGGTCACAGCTGGCCAACAGGTTTCTGACGGTAGTTTTCTCTTCAGTGTCCAG GATGAGTCAAAATGA